The segment TGGCAGAATCAACGCTGCTGAGAATGATAGCCATCGTCCCGTGAGTGCCATGATGATGAAAAGGACGATCGTAATGACACCGCATTGAAGTAACAGATCTGAAACTGCTCTGAGCAACAGGATCTTCGTGATATTGAACGGCGAGATGAATAGCTGCTCTAAGGTTCCGACTTGGGCTTCGCGCTGTAACGTTGCATTGATACCATTCATGATGAAAATGACCAGCGACCACAAGGTATAGCCGACAATTACAGCATCTAAGCGATCTCCGAATCGAAATCCTGATCCTGCAATGTATCCAACACTGAGGAAAAGCCCGTAGAAGGTAATACTGAGTGCGATGACTCCGCCTAGAACTTCATGAGCATAGCGCTTGTACTGAATCCAACTCCATTTGAGTTGTGCAACAAATAATTCCAGCATTTATTTCTTTACCAATTTCAAGAACACATCTGCGAGGTTGGCTTGATCTTTTTCGATTCGCACGATCGCGCTTGGTTTTAAAATCTCTAAGCCTTGATACAGCAAGTCGATTTGCCGGATATAAATCGTTTTTCCTTCAATCACGGCATCGATCGCGGCTAATTTACTTCTGCGATCGGGGTCTAATTCCTGCTCTAATTCAATTCGATACGAGTCGCCAGAAAACTTTTGAATCAAAGTTTCTGTGCGTTCTTGAGCGACAATTTCACCCTGCTTAATAATTGCAACTCGATTAGATAATTCTTCTGCGATGTCTAGCTGGTGTGTAGTAAGGAGAATGGCTCGACCCTCTCCAGCGATTTCTCTGACCAATCGTTTTACAGTTTGAGTCGCTTCAATATCGAGTCCTAGTGTTGGTTCGTCGAGAAGAAGTAATTGTGGCTCATGAATTAGCGCAACTGCGATCGCTAATTTTTGCTGCATACCGCGTGAGAGATTTTGCACGATCGTCGATCGCTTATGCATCAGTTCAAATCGCTCGAGCAAAACTTTCGCCCGTTGCCGTGCCACATAGCCGCTTAATCCGCGCAGCACTCCAAAATATTCCAGATTTTCTTCAGGAGTTAAGCGCCAATAGACATTGCGATTGCCTTCGAGTACGGCTCCGACTGACTTTAGCGCGATCGACTGCTGGTGGGGATTCCGTCCTGCAATTTTGACTTGTCCTCGATCGGGCAAAACTAACCCAGCAATCATCTTGATTGTCGTGGTCTTGCCCGCACCGTTTGCCCCTAAAAATGCCAGCACTTCATGGCTTTCGATTCCAAAAGATACATTTCGTACCGCTTCGACTGTCTTGCCTCCGCTGCGGTAGGTTTTCTGTAACTGGTCAACTTCTAAAACTTGCATCAATGTTCAATCGAAATGGCTCTGTGACTATGATGACAGATTCAATCTTCTGTCTTTGGTTTGTTTTTCTATAAGGCAATCCCAATTATATTAATATTTGTGAAATGGTATTGTCTAAATTCCACAAAAATGGTCTAGATTCTTGGCTGATACCGTGTTGTTCATTTCACAAAGGAGCAGTTTTTGTGACTGTGGAGCTACTACTCTCTTCTCAGGCTGATGATCAGTTGATTTCAGCTTTTTTCCGACAATCTCAGGGGCAATGGCGATCGGAGCGACGATATTACACGTTGCCAGGTGGCGAAGTCAAAGAGGTTAACAGTTTGCTGACGATCCGTTTTTTAGAACAGGGCGATGCGGAGCTGATAGAACTTGCCCGACTGCATGGACTTGCCGATGAAACCGCGATGACTTGCGGTGCGGCAGTGAGTTGGGAAAGCGAAAATAGCGCTTCGGGACGTGTAGAGTCCAAAGGCTCGACCCTGTTTGGGGTGATTGGCTCGGTGTTGTATCGCGATCGCGGTTTTGCGACATCCAAGCCGATTACGGCTGGATTTTACTTCACCAATCCAGATACGCTTTGTCTGAGAACAGAGTACAAAGGCTCTGTGTTTGAAGAAGAACTCAAACTGGTGGGTGACAAATACCGCACCCGACAGACCATCATTTCACGCGCAGGTGAACAACTGATGATTGGTCAGTATCTGGAAAAACGTCTCGCTTAAGTCATGAAGCGTCTGTGCGAATTAGGGCTGAAGGAGTACAGGCGCTTTTTGATCTCCTCCGACAATAATCACTTTCGAGTTTTGCGAAGCGGCTAATTGCTGCATAGCTTCGATTTGCTTAAAGCGCAACGCTTGTTCACTTAATCCCTGCGACAAAATTCGTTGTGCATCCGCATTTCCCTGTGCTTCAATGCGTTTACGATCGGCTTCCTGCCGCTCCCGCTCCAAGACGAATTTCATTCGTTGTGCGTCTTGTTCTGCTTTCAGTTTTTCTTGTACTGATTTCTCTACGCTGTCTGGCAGTTTCACATTGCGGATCAGTGCATCTTCGATAATGATGCCGCGATCGCTCAACGCTTTGTTGAGATTCTCCCGAAGTTGTTGCGCTAAGGCTTGGCGATCGCTGGTGTAAATCGTTTTCGATTCAAAATTTGCGGTTGCACTCCGCATCAGCGATCGTACTTGGGGAACCAGCACGATTTCTTCATAGTTCATGCCGACCGTTTGATAAAGCTGTTTTGCTTTTGCTGGATCAATTCGATACAAAACACTAATATCGACATTCAGCATTAAGCCTTCTTTTGTCGGCGTTTGTAATGTCTCTTTGAATTCGCGGGTTTGAGTCGAAAAAGTGACCATGCGAGCCGTTGGATTCTTGAGGTGAACTCCTGGTGTAAGCGGTTGTTCTGAGACTTGACCATAGAAATCGACGATGCCAATTTCTCCAGTCGAAATCACTGTGATAGAACGTAGTAATGTGATCAATCCACCCATGCCAAGGAGCGCGGCAATAACAATCAACGGAATCTTCGATCGCAGATTCAAACTCATAGATTGCATATTTTTTTACCTTTTGATTGAGATGGAGTTAAAGTACCCAAATCGCTAGCCTTGCAATGAGATACAACTGCGATCGCGGACTTTCCCAGCTTCAAAGGTTAAGAACTGGATAAGGTTTTCTGTGCGAGTTGTGTAAGTTGTTTAACCTGTTCAAATTCAGGTGCATTCGTTACAGTTTCAGACTGTAACCAGAGAAGAAATTCAATATTTCCAGCAGGTCCTAAAAGTGGCGACCAAGTTAATCCTTGATAGTACCAACCCAAAGATGTTGCAGCGTCTAAAACTTGCACGATCGCACTGGCTTGATCTTTGAAATCTCGCACGACACCTTTTTTACCAATGCGATCTTTTCCTACTTCAAACTGGGGTTTCACCAGCAACACTAATTCTCTTGGAACTTGTAATAATTCCCACAATGCGGGCAGAATTTTTGTTAGCGAGATAAACGAAACGTCAACCACAGCTAAATCAGGAATGGGTTGATCTGCTTGATATAATTCCTCAGCTTTTAGATGTCGAATGTTTGTTCTTTCTCGTAAAATCACGCGCGGATCTTGACGCAAACTCCATGCCACTTGTCCGTATCCAACATCAATTCCATACACCAATTTTGCGCCGGATTGTAATAGGCAATCTGTGAAGCCCCCGGTTGAAATTCCGCCGTCCAAACAGACTCGATCGCTGACGTTAATCTGAAATTCTTCGAGCGCTTTGATCAGTTTTTCTCCTCCGCGTGAGACGAAACGCGATCGCGCTTTTACCTCAATTTCAGCATTGACTTCAACTTCCGTTCCCGGTTTATCAATCAATTGCTGATTCACGCGCACTTCCCCAGCTTGAATTAATCGCTGAGCCTGCTGGCGCGACGTACACAACGCACGATCGACAAGTAACGTATCCAGTCGTTGTTTAGACATTTCAAATCTTGAGCAAGCAATGTCTGCTCATTATTACGCAATCCGGGGGACGTCACACGTCCGACAAACCTATTTAATGTCAGGAAAGTAATGTTGAAGAAAATCGCTTGAGCCAATTTCCGTATGAGACTAGCCACTCGACGTTCCGAACTCCATACGTCAAAACTCTTGCAAGACTTTCTGCGACAACATGATGGCGAAACCATTCGGTTAGGCGATCTGATTCGAGGATTGGGTAAGCGATCGTTTGGACCGACACTCTTGATCTGTGCTTTACCGGAAGCCTTACCGTTACCGATCGCGGGAGTCTCTGCCTTTATCGGGATGCCCTTGGTTTTGGTTTCGCTTCAGTTAATGCTGGGCTATACAACCCCGTGGTTTCCGAAATGGATTGCGAATCGATCGATAAAACGAAAAGACTTTGAGAAAGGTGTAAACATTGTTTTACGTTATCTGGCTCGATTCGAGAAAATCATTCGTCCAAGATGGAAATTGATCACAACTCCGATCGCAGAACGGTTATTATCAATTTTCTTCTTTCTACTGGCTTGCGTGATTGTTCTGCCGATTCCCTTTGGAAATTTCTTGCCTGCGATCGCGCTCGTCATTATCAGTCTAGGACTGATTGAGGGCGATGGTTTAGTGATTGTCGTTGGAATTATTACTGCTTGTCTTGTGCTGGCAGTCATGGCAGGTGCGATCGTCGCTTTCTTTTCCTGGAGCATGACCGTGATCAAGCTCTGAATTCAATACTCAAAGAACTCCGAAGTCTAAACCCCGGAGTTCTCAGCACTGTAGCTAGGATCTAGGTTTTCTGTGCATTGCAGACGTAATTCATCACTGTATGAGCACTACTTCCCGCCCTTGGCTGAAACATCATTCCAGCTTCGCCATAATCAAACTTCTGAATCAGTTTGCGATTCTTCGTATAGGCATTCACCTTGCGTAACCGTTGCGCCTTCGCTCCACAATCTAACGACCAGCGAACTACTGCGCCGTGCACCGGCTGATCGACCTTCGTATCCAAAAACGCATTATTCGGCTCAGGAAATTCTCGATACTCCCAATACCAAACGATATTGCCATTGCGCTGAATCGTGCTGGTATCGACGAAAAACCGATCTTTTGCCTCGTTTTCTGTCACTTTTGTCCATTCCGCAGCACTTGCTGCCGGAGCGATCGCTGCACAAATTAAGCCAGCGATCGCCAAATTCAAAACAGCTTTCATTATCTTTGACTCGGTTGTTCAGTAATCGGGCTATTGGGATTGCTTCCGCGCACGGGAGGCGTAAGATTGCGAATCGCTTGTAAGGCAGATTGATCTCTCGGACGCTCATCTAATGCGCGCTGAAAATAGAGCCGTGCCGTCTTCTGATCTTTGCGCTGCGCTGCCTCAATCCCGGCTGCCATATAGCGATCGTAAAACGTCTTGGCAGTGGGTTTTCCAGGCTCCGTCACCTGATATGCTTTCACAACTTGCTGGACATAGGGAGCCGTTTCACGCGCATTGAACTTCGTTGGGTCGCCCGTCATCCACCAAGCTGCCAGGCGTTGCACCGCAGTCGTCTCATTCGTGTCTCTTGCGTATTGTTTAACCGCATCGCGCATGACACAAGTGACAATCGAACGTGCTGCTGCTGCATTGGCTTGAAACTCAGTCGGAGATAACTCTTTTCCTCCACATTGTTTTGACCAACGTGTGACAT is part of the Leptolyngbya boryana PCC 6306 genome and harbors:
- a CDS encoding ABC transporter permease — protein: MLELFVAQLKWSWIQYKRYAHEVLGGVIALSITFYGLFLSVGYIAGSGFRFGDRLDAVIVGYTLWSLVIFIMNGINATLQREAQVGTLEQLFISPFNITKILLLRAVSDLLLQCGVITIVLFIIMALTGRWLSFSAALILPLITVILGAYGLAFAIGSLALIFKTVQQIAGIFNFSLLFVLTIPTETWAGAQKILGYLIPMTTGAGLMRDMMARQAGLNWGTFAIALINGLIYFVIGITLFRWSERETKRRGRLSGY
- a CDS encoding ABC transporter ATP-binding protein; this translates as MQVLEVDQLQKTYRSGGKTVEAVRNVSFGIESHEVLAFLGANGAGKTTTIKMIAGLVLPDRGQVKIAGRNPHQQSIALKSVGAVLEGNRNVYWRLTPEENLEYFGVLRGLSGYVARQRAKVLLERFELMHKRSTIVQNLSRGMQQKLAIAVALIHEPQLLLLDEPTLGLDIEATQTVKRLVREIAGEGRAILLTTHQLDIAEELSNRVAIIKQGEIVAQERTETLIQKFSGDSYRIELEQELDPDRRSKLAAIDAVIEGKTIYIRQIDLLYQGLEILKPSAIVRIEKDQANLADVFLKLVKK
- a CDS encoding phycobiliprotein lyase, yielding MTVELLLSSQADDQLISAFFRQSQGQWRSERRYYTLPGGEVKEVNSLLTIRFLEQGDAELIELARLHGLADETAMTCGAAVSWESENSASGRVESKGSTLFGVIGSVLYRDRGFATSKPITAGFYFTNPDTLCLRTEYKGSVFEEELKLVGDKYRTRQTIISRAGEQLMIGQYLEKRLA
- a CDS encoding prohibitin family protein, yielding MQSMSLNLRSKIPLIVIAALLGMGGLITLLRSITVISTGEIGIVDFYGQVSEQPLTPGVHLKNPTARMVTFSTQTREFKETLQTPTKEGLMLNVDISVLYRIDPAKAKQLYQTVGMNYEEIVLVPQVRSLMRSATANFESKTIYTSDRQALAQQLRENLNKALSDRGIIIEDALIRNVKLPDSVEKSVQEKLKAEQDAQRMKFVLERERQEADRKRIEAQGNADAQRILSQGLSEQALRFKQIEAMQQLAASQNSKVIIVGGDQKAPVLLQP
- a CDS encoding TlyA family RNA methyltransferase; this translates as MSKQRLDTLLVDRALCTSRQQAQRLIQAGEVRVNQQLIDKPGTEVEVNAEIEVKARSRFVSRGGEKLIKALEEFQINVSDRVCLDGGISTGGFTDCLLQSGAKLVYGIDVGYGQVAWSLRQDPRVILRERTNIRHLKAEELYQADQPIPDLAVVDVSFISLTKILPALWELLQVPRELVLLVKPQFEVGKDRIGKKGVVRDFKDQASAIVQVLDAATSLGWYYQGLTWSPLLGPAGNIEFLLWLQSETVTNAPEFEQVKQLTQLAQKTLSSS
- a CDS encoding exopolysaccharide biosynthesis protein, producing the protein MRLATRRSELHTSKLLQDFLRQHDGETIRLGDLIRGLGKRSFGPTLLICALPEALPLPIAGVSAFIGMPLVLVSLQLMLGYTTPWFPKWIANRSIKRKDFEKGVNIVLRYLARFEKIIRPRWKLITTPIAERLLSIFFFLLACVIVLPIPFGNFLPAIALVIISLGLIEGDGLVIVVGIITACLVLAVMAGAIVAFFSWSMTVIKL
- a CDS encoding surface-adhesin E family protein produces the protein MKAVLNLAIAGLICAAIAPAASAAEWTKVTENEAKDRFFVDTSTIQRNGNIVWYWEYREFPEPNNAFLDTKVDQPVHGAVVRWSLDCGAKAQRLRKVNAYTKNRKLIQKFDYGEAGMMFQPRAGSSAHTVMNYVCNAQKT